The genomic interval TTACATTATGGTTTATCTAGACGCAGAGCTTTGCGCGCGCATACAAGCCAAACACTTTAAAGAAGCCACAACCCTGCTGCCACTCACCACGCCATTGGTATTTCATAAGGCTTTATTTGAGGCGTTTGAGCGCATTATTACCGCACTCATAGAGGGGTTTTCATCTTTACATGTAAAAGAGTTAGAGGCATGGTTGGAGCACTTTTTTTGGCTTTACACGAAGCAAGGCGTGAGTCAAAAAAAAGGCGATGTGCTCCAAGACGTAGCGCACTTTTTAGAGAGTCGCATGGATGAAACACCCCGTCTCGACGAGCTTGCTAAACGCTTTTCCATCAACCCCTTTGTTCTCGCTCGCCACTTTAAACAGACTTACGGATGTACTCCAAAACACTACGCGCTGGATGTGCGCATCGAACACGCAAAGCAGTTGCTTCGCCTTGGCACCTCACTTGCCCTGTGTGCTCAATACTGTGGCTTCGTCGACCAAAGCCACTTCCACCGCTTTTTCAAACGTCACACCGCCCTCACACCCAAAGAGTACCAAGTCAATTTTATACAATAACTTTTTTCGCGTTTGCTTTATGCTTACATGTAAAAAAGGAATGACATGTTTGAGCCTCAGTTTTTCACCCTAACATCCATCTATTTTTTAGCGCTTTTAAGCCCAGGGCAGGACTTTTTTCTCATTATTAAACACGCGCTAAGTCATGGCTACAAAAAGGCGTGGTGGAGTTGTTTGGGGATTGCGAGTGGGAACGCGCTTTACATTGCTTTAGCGTACATTGGGTATGAATTTTTAAGTCGCTACAGGATGATTCTCTCACTCGTTGAAATGGGCGGTGCGGCGTTTTTGTTTTACCTTGGCTGTCTGCTCTTTTTTGCACCCAAACCACGCCTTGAAAATACGTTACATGTAAACGCAAAAATGGCGTTCAAACTCTTTGTACAAGGGCTTTTCTCAGCATTTCTCAATCCTAAAAATATTCTCTTTTATTTCTCTTTGCTTTTTACGATCATTCAGCCTGAGACAGCTTTACATGTAAAGATTTTTTACGCGGCGTGGATGATAGCGTTATTACTCGTGTGGGACATCTTTGTAGCGTTTTTGTTTGGCAATCAAAGAGCGTTAAAACTGCTTCCGTACCTTTTCATTGTGCAAAAAGTGGTAGGCGTTGGGTTGATCGGCTTTAGTCTGCACCTTGCGTCAACATGGTTTTTGAACGCCAAATAAGTTTGGTGGTATCAAAACCTAGCGTCGTGGCAAGAGAGAGAATGTGGTCGATGTCAGATTGCGCCATCTCAGGAGTGCGCGAAAGGATCCAAAAATACTCCTTGCTAGGCTCACTGATAACCGCATAACGGTAATCTTCGGCTAAATCAATAATCCAATAATTGCCGTAAAATGGCCAAAAGAAGGTGACTTTGAGTTTAGAATTGCTTTTTTCATCGACACTGTAAGCGCGTCCATTGGCTTCTTTGGTACGATTTTCATCGGCTACATAACAGCTGTTTTTAACGCCGATCATGCCATCTTCTCTGAGCGTGTAAAAGGCTTCAACACGACTGCAGCCACGCTCAAAACGATGATCAAACCGTGCGATCTCATACCAACGCCCCAGATAACGATTGATGTCAACAGATGCAACCGTCGGCAGTTCTGAAGCGTAAACCAAAAGTGTGCTCAAGCAGAGCACAATCCATTTTGTCATTTTTTTCCTTGCTTCAAACGTTTACATGTAAAAAATTACGCTTGAGTTTTGAGAAACATCGCCAGCTGTGAGTCGATGTTGCGAATGTGCAGATCCAAACGATCGCCCACACCGTTTTTGATGTAG from Sulfurospirillum multivorans DSM 12446 carries:
- a CDS encoding AraC family transcriptional regulator, which produces MNETKTNLICYEQAPFLQIRQTLQSERAYESHAHPTLSIGFMVEGTTTFQTPNGSFLLQRGALAIIPPHTQHACNPLPHTKRSYIMVYLDAELCARIQAKHFKEATTLLPLTTPLVFHKALFEAFERIITALIEGFSSLHVKELEAWLEHFFWLYTKQGVSQKKGDVLQDVAHFLESRMDETPRLDELAKRFSINPFVLARHFKQTYGCTPKHYALDVRIEHAKQLLRLGTSLALCAQYCGFVDQSHFHRFFKRHTALTPKEYQVNFIQ
- a CDS encoding LysE family translocator, which codes for MFEPQFFTLTSIYFLALLSPGQDFFLIIKHALSHGYKKAWWSCLGIASGNALYIALAYIGYEFLSRYRMILSLVEMGGAAFLFYLGCLLFFAPKPRLENTLHVNAKMAFKLFVQGLFSAFLNPKNILFYFSLLFTIIQPETALHVKIFYAAWMIALLLVWDIFVAFLFGNQRALKLLPYLFIVQKVVGVGLIGFSLHLASTWFLNAK
- a CDS encoding lipocalin family protein — its product is MTKWIVLCLSTLLVYASELPTVASVDINRYLGRWYEIARFDHRFERGCSRVEAFYTLREDGMIGVKNSCYVADENRTKEANGRAYSVDEKSNSKLKVTFFWPFYGNYWIIDLAEDYRYAVISEPSKEYFWILSRTPEMAQSDIDHILSLATTLGFDTTKLIWRSKTMLTQGAD